Part of the bacterium genome is shown below.
TTCAGCCAAAACCACAATTTGGGGTCTGTTTCTTTGGAATAAATAAGTTCCCGCATGGCGGAAATAAATTTTAAACCCTTGGCAAAAGAAACCGGAGATTTTCGGAAATGAGATAAATTATCTTTAGTTAAGGCATCAGTCACCACGAATCCGTTTTTTTCGGCCAAACGCACCAAAGAAAAAGTCAGCGGCTCCAAATGAGGTGAAAGTTTGGAAGTTATTTTTTGGCCGCTGGTGATTCTGGCTTTCACCCGTCCCAATTCTTTGGTATAAAGGTCAATAGTGAAGTTGGTTTCATTAGCGGCGGTTTTATCTAAAACCAGGGCTTCGGTTAAATGTTCACGCATTAGTTTTATTTTTTCTTAAAAAACTTTAATAATTTTTCCAAAGGCCAGGCGTTAATGATATCCTTTTTTTCGGCCCAGCCGCGGCGGGCCTGGCTGATGCCCAGCTCCATAAAACGCAATTGGTCTAAATTATGAGCATCGGTGTTGATAATCATTTTGACTCCGGCTTCCACGGCTTTTTTGATATTAATATCTTTCAAATCCAGTCGGCCAGGGAAAGAATTAATTTCTAAAATTGTGCCGGTTTCTTTGGCAATCTTCAAAATTTCATCAAAATCAATTTCATATTCTTCGCGTTTCTGAATCAGCCGGCCGGTCGGGTGAGAAATAATATCAACATTGGGATTTTTCATCGCCTTAATAATTCTTTCAGTCATTCCCCTTTTACTCATTTTCATCTGGGAATGAACTCCGGCAATGACATAATCCAACTGCGCCAAAACTTCATCATCAATATCAATTGAGCCGTCAGCCATAATATTCGCCTCGCAGCCATGCAAAATCCGAAAATTAGAATTTAGAATGCGGGTTACGGAATTCAGGTCGTTAATTTCCTTCCGCTGACGAAGCAATTGTTTTTCATCCAAGCCATGCTCAATGTGTAAAAATTTAGTGTGGTCTGATATGCCGATATATTCATAACCAATTTCCTGCGCCGCTCGGCTGATTTCTTCAATGCTGTCGGCGCCGCCGTCCCAATTGGAATGAACATGAAGATCGCCTTTAATGTTTTTGTAGCTGATAACTTTAGGCAGTTTTCCTTTTAAAGCCGCTTCCAGTTCGCCGGTATTTTCCCGCAGTTCCGGTTCAAAATAAGGAAGCTCTAATGCTTTGTAAATTTCTTCTTCGGTTTTTGAAGCGATTGATTTTTTGCCTTTAAACAATCCGTATTCATTGAGCTTCATTCCTTTTTCAATGGCGATTTTCCGCAAGGCAATATTATGTTCTTTGGAGCCGGTGAAATACTGCAAAGCC
Proteins encoded:
- a CDS encoding recombination protein O N-terminal domain-containing protein translates to MREHLTEALVLDKTAANETNFTIDLYTKELGRVKARITSGQKITSKLSPHLEPLTFSLVRLAEKNGFVVTDALTKDNLSHFRKSPVSFAKGLKFISAMRELIYSKETDPKLWFWL
- the polX gene encoding DNA polymerase/3'-5' exonuclease PolX, with the protein product MKNQEIAKIFYQLAVYLEMEGVDFKPYAFERAAFNLENLSEDVENIYKQGGIKALEKIPGVGKSLAEKIREYLKTGKIKEYETFKKKMPVDIDELSAVEGIGPKMIGDLYKQLKIKNLNDLEKAAKAGKIRNLPNFGEKTEKNILQGIEFLKRTKGRFLLGEILPVVNEIIANLKSLKGVRKISPAGSVRRMKETVGDVDILITSSNPKKVISYFVSLPDIIKIWGEGPTKASIRLEVGFDVDLRVLPDKEFGSALQYFTGSKEHNIALRKIAIEKGMKLNEYGLFKGKKSIASKTEEEIYKALELPYFEPELRENTGELEAALKGKLPKVISYKNIKGDLHVHSNWDGGADSIEEISRAAQEIGYEYIGISDHTKFLHIEHGLDEKQLLRQRKEINDLNSVTRILNSNFRILHGCEANIMADGSIDIDDEVLAQLDYVIAGVHSQMKMSKRGMTERIIKAMKNPNVDIISHPTGRLIQKREEYEIDFDEILKIAKETGTILEINSFPGRLDLKDINIKKAVEAGVKMIINTDAHNLDQLRFMELGISQARRGWAEKKDIINAWPLEKLLKFFKKK